In a genomic window of Mycolicibacillus parakoreensis:
- a CDS encoding TetR/AcrR family transcriptional regulator, with product MRSAEDRTTVARIRDAALAQVGEHGFTVGIRAIAQAADVSPGLVIHHFGSKQGLLQACDDYVAEEIRVGKSEALRSHDPATWFAALAEIESYAPLMAYLVRSMQSASPLAAVLWQRMIDNAAEYLDEGVRAGTLKPSRDLHARARYLAITGGGGFLLYLQLHPTPTDLRAVLRDYADEMTLPALELYSDGLLTDHTMYNAFLARSRPDAREAQHRGPQPQGDADAR from the coding sequence ATGCGTTCAGCCGAGGATCGGACGACGGTGGCGCGGATCCGCGACGCCGCCCTCGCCCAGGTCGGCGAGCACGGCTTCACCGTGGGGATTCGAGCCATCGCGCAGGCCGCCGACGTCAGTCCCGGGCTGGTGATCCATCATTTCGGCTCCAAGCAGGGGCTGCTGCAAGCCTGCGACGACTACGTCGCCGAGGAGATCCGCGTCGGCAAATCCGAGGCGCTGCGCTCCCACGACCCGGCCACCTGGTTTGCCGCGTTGGCCGAGATCGAGTCCTACGCGCCCCTGATGGCCTACCTGGTGCGCAGCATGCAGTCCGCCAGCCCGCTCGCGGCGGTGCTGTGGCAGCGGATGATCGACAACGCCGCGGAGTACCTCGACGAGGGGGTGCGCGCCGGGACCCTCAAGCCCAGCCGGGACCTGCACGCCCGTGCCCGGTATCTGGCGATCACCGGCGGCGGCGGGTTTCTGCTGTACCTGCAACTGCACCCGACCCCGACCGACCTGCGTGCGGTGCTGCGCGACTACGCCGACGAGATGACGCTGCCCGCACTCGAGCTCTACAGCGACGGCCTGCTCACCGACCACACCATGTACAACGCATTTCTCGCGCGAAGCCGGCCGGATGCGCGCGAGGCGCAACACCGCGGCCCGCAACCCCAAGGAGACGCCGATGCACGCTGA
- a CDS encoding O-methyltransferase, whose translation MASTDNPSDETAQRSRAEALYTHAEQSISEDEILAAARDRAGEIGAGAISPAVGALLSLLARLSGGKAIVEVGTGAGVSGLWLLAGMSDDGVLTTIDLEPEYQRVAKQAYTEAGSAPSRTRLIAGRAQEVLTRLADDSYDLVFIDADPIDQPTYVVEGIRLLRPGGVIVVNRSALGGRAGDPGAHDAEVTAVREAARLIAEDERLNPALIPLGEGLLAAVRD comes from the coding sequence ATGGCCAGCACGGACAATCCCTCCGACGAGACGGCCCAGCGCAGCCGGGCTGAGGCGCTCTACACCCACGCCGAGCAGTCCATCTCCGAAGACGAGATCCTGGCCGCCGCGCGCGATCGCGCCGGGGAGATCGGGGCCGGGGCCATCAGCCCCGCGGTCGGTGCGTTGCTGAGCCTGCTCGCCCGACTCAGCGGCGGCAAGGCGATCGTCGAGGTCGGCACCGGCGCGGGGGTCAGCGGGCTGTGGCTGCTGGCCGGGATGAGCGACGACGGGGTGCTGACCACCATCGACCTGGAACCGGAGTACCAGCGGGTCGCCAAACAGGCGTACACCGAGGCCGGCTCGGCGCCCTCGCGCACCCGGCTCATCGCCGGCCGCGCCCAGGAGGTGCTGACCCGCCTGGCCGACGACTCCTACGACCTGGTGTTCATCGACGCCGACCCGATCGACCAGCCCACCTACGTCGTGGAGGGCATCCGCCTGCTGCGCCCCGGCGGAGTGATCGTGGTCAACCGCTCCGCCCTGGGCGGACGCGCGGGCGATCCGGGCGCCCACGACGCCGAGGTGACCGCGGTGCGCGAGGCCGCCCGGCTGATCGCCGAGGACGAGCGCCTCAACCCCGCACTGATCCCGCTCGGCGAGGGTCTTCTCGCCGCCGTCCGCGACTGA
- the sigE gene encoding RNA polymerase sigma factor SigE, producing the protein MNPASMSHPAPQREMGWVEPSEELQGTAVFDATGDKAAMPSWDELVREHADRVYRLAYRLSGNQHDAEDLTQETFIRVFRSLQNYQPGTFEGWLHRITTNLFLDMVRRRARIRMEALPEDYDRVPATDPTPEQIYHDARLGPDLQAGLAALPPEFRAAVVLCDIEGLSYEEIGATLGVKLGTVRSRIHRGRQALREHVAAHRRHGEQTASAPS; encoded by the coding sequence ATGAATCCGGCGAGTATGTCGCATCCGGCCCCGCAGCGCGAGATGGGGTGGGTTGAGCCATCCGAGGAGTTGCAGGGCACCGCGGTTTTCGACGCGACCGGCGACAAGGCGGCCATGCCGTCCTGGGATGAATTGGTGCGGGAACACGCCGACCGGGTGTACCGGCTGGCCTATCGTCTCTCCGGCAACCAACACGACGCCGAGGATCTCACCCAGGAGACCTTCATCCGGGTGTTCCGCTCGCTGCAGAACTACCAGCCGGGGACCTTCGAGGGCTGGCTGCACCGCATCACCACCAACCTGTTTTTGGACATGGTGCGCCGCCGCGCCCGGATTCGGATGGAGGCGCTGCCGGAGGATTACGATCGGGTGCCGGCCACCGACCCCACCCCGGAGCAGATCTATCACGACGCGCGCCTGGGACCGGATCTGCAGGCCGGGCTGGCGGCGCTGCCCCCGGAGTTCCGCGCCGCGGTGGTCCTGTGCGACATCGAAGGCCTCTCCTACGAGGAGATCGGCGCCACTCTGGGGGTGAAACTCGGCACCGTCCGCAGCCGTATCCATCGGGGTCGGCAGGCGTTGCGCGAGCACGTCGCGGCCCACCGCCGGCACGGCGAGCAGACCGCGTCCGCGCCGTCCTGA
- the rseA gene encoding anti-sigma E factor RseA, with protein MADPGHVFRRAFSWLPSQFAPQSDAPVGAPRQFGSTEHLSPEAIAAFVDGELRMSAHLRAAHHLSLCPQCASEVEGQSSARAALRESGPVQVPRELLGLLAQIPEAPPEDTPAPPSQPPADQERRPRRRRR; from the coding sequence ATGGCCGATCCGGGGCATGTCTTCCGGCGGGCGTTCTCCTGGTTGCCGTCCCAGTTCGCGCCGCAGAGCGACGCGCCGGTCGGTGCCCCCCGGCAATTCGGCTCCACCGAGCACCTCTCGCCTGAGGCGATCGCGGCCTTCGTGGACGGCGAACTGCGGATGAGCGCCCACCTGCGCGCCGCCCACCATCTGTCGCTGTGCCCGCAGTGCGCCTCCGAGGTGGAGGGGCAGAGCAGCGCACGGGCCGCGCTGCGCGAATCCGGCCCGGTCCAGGTGCCCAGGGAACTGCTGGGGTTGCTGGCCCAGATCCCGGAGGCGCCGCCGGAGGACACTCCGGCGCCGCCATCGCAGCCCCCCGCCGACCAGGAGCGCCGCCCCCGTCGCCGACGCCGGTAG
- the htrA gene encoding serine protease HtrA has product MSRNQDKPEAPRLAPRPVSRPPVDPAERQVFSRPRGVRGSFVAEEVRPGKFRGQQSSASPRRPADPVLKEAFSRPFPQAASLQRHPIDANALERNGDHDDAGAADPWRDPGAGAALGDPAMSPPPPHGGTAEDGKLGVRDVLFGGRVSYVALSVLAALALVVGLVGGVIGRKTAEVVEAFTTSKVTLSTADNGEEPAGRFAKVAAAVEDSVVTIEAMGDEDGAQGSGVVIDDRGYVVTNNHVISDAAKNPNRYKISVIFNDGTDVPANLVGRDPKTDLAVLKVDNVDNLTVARLGDADNVHVGDEVIAAGAPLGLRSTVTHGIVSAVHRPVPLSGDGSDTAAVIDAIQTDASINHGNSGGPLIDMDSQVIGINTAGKSLSDSSSGLGFAIPVNEMKAVAEALIQDGKIAHPALGLTTKSVSNSLASGAQVANVMTGGPADQGGVVENDVVVKVGDRKVADADEFVVAVRQLEIGKEAPIEVLRQGRPVTLTVTPIADS; this is encoded by the coding sequence GTGAGCCGCAACCAGGACAAACCAGAAGCGCCGCGACTGGCTCCGCGCCCGGTCTCCCGCCCGCCGGTCGACCCGGCGGAGCGCCAGGTGTTCAGCCGTCCCCGCGGGGTGCGCGGGTCCTTCGTCGCCGAGGAGGTGCGTCCCGGCAAGTTCCGCGGGCAGCAAAGCTCCGCCTCGCCGCGGCGCCCCGCGGACCCGGTGCTCAAGGAGGCGTTCAGCCGACCGTTCCCGCAGGCCGCGTCGCTGCAGCGGCACCCGATCGACGCCAACGCGCTGGAGCGCAACGGCGACCACGACGACGCCGGTGCGGCCGACCCGTGGCGCGACCCCGGTGCCGGTGCGGCCCTCGGCGACCCGGCGATGTCGCCACCGCCGCCGCACGGCGGCACCGCCGAGGACGGCAAACTCGGTGTGCGCGACGTGCTGTTCGGGGGGCGGGTCTCGTATGTGGCGCTGAGCGTGCTGGCCGCGCTCGCCCTGGTGGTCGGGCTGGTCGGCGGGGTCATCGGCCGCAAGACCGCCGAGGTGGTGGAGGCCTTCACCACCTCGAAGGTGACGTTGTCCACCGCCGACAACGGCGAGGAGCCGGCCGGTCGGTTCGCCAAGGTCGCCGCCGCCGTCGAGGACTCGGTGGTGACCATCGAAGCGATGGGCGACGAGGACGGGGCGCAGGGCTCCGGTGTGGTCATCGACGACCGCGGCTACGTGGTCACCAACAACCACGTCATCTCCGACGCCGCCAAGAACCCGAACCGCTACAAGATCTCGGTGATCTTCAACGACGGCACCGACGTACCGGCCAACCTGGTCGGGCGCGACCCGAAGACCGACCTGGCGGTGCTCAAGGTCGACAACGTCGACAACCTGACGGTGGCGCGTCTCGGGGACGCCGACAACGTGCACGTCGGCGACGAGGTCATCGCCGCCGGTGCGCCGCTGGGGCTGCGCAGCACCGTCACCCACGGCATCGTCAGCGCCGTGCACCGTCCGGTGCCGCTCTCCGGCGACGGGTCGGACACCGCGGCGGTCATCGACGCCATCCAGACCGACGCCTCGATCAACCACGGCAACTCCGGTGGGCCGCTCATCGACATGGACTCCCAGGTGATCGGCATCAACACCGCGGGCAAGTCGCTGTCGGACAGCTCCAGCGGTCTCGGGTTCGCGATCCCGGTCAACGAGATGAAGGCGGTCGCCGAGGCCTTGATCCAGGACGGCAAGATCGCGCACCCGGCGCTGGGGCTGACCACCAAGTCGGTGAGTAATTCGCTGGCCTCCGGCGCACAGGTGGCCAACGTGATGACCGGCGGCCCCGCCGACCAGGGCGGCGTCGTGGAGAACGACGTGGTGGTCAAGGTCGGTGACCGCAAGGTCGCCGACGCCGACGAGTTCGTGGTCGCGGTGCGCCAGCTGGAGATCGGGAAGGAGGCCCCGATCGAGGTGCTGCGGCAGGGGCGGCCGGTGACCTTGACCGTCACCCCGATCGCGGACAGCTGA
- the tatB gene encoding Sec-independent protein translocase protein TatB, giving the protein MFANVGWGEILVLIVVGLVVLGPERLPGAIRWTSDALRQARDYLSNASHQLRDEIGPDFDELRQPLSELQKLRGMSPRAAVTKHLLDGDDSLFGMFDTPPSAPGAPPPRVSTPPPSSPSSPAEPPGGRPPFDSDAT; this is encoded by the coding sequence ATGTTCGCCAACGTCGGGTGGGGCGAGATCCTGGTGCTGATCGTGGTGGGGCTGGTGGTACTCGGCCCCGAGCGGCTCCCCGGCGCCATCCGCTGGACCTCCGATGCGCTGCGCCAGGCCCGTGACTATCTCAGCAACGCCAGCCACCAGCTGCGGGACGAGATCGGGCCGGACTTCGATGAGCTGCGTCAACCGCTCAGCGAACTGCAGAAACTGCGCGGCATGAGCCCGCGCGCCGCGGTGACCAAGCACCTGCTCGACGGTGACGACTCCCTGTTCGGGATGTTCGACACCCCGCCGTCCGCTCCCGGGGCGCCACCGCCCCGGGTGTCGACCCCGCCGCCGTCCTCGCCGTCCTCGCCGGCGGAGCCCCCGGGCGGGCGCCCGCCGTTCGACAGCGACGCGACCTGA
- a CDS encoding lytic transglycosylase domain-containing protein: protein MLTPLVLAGTVSAAPPRPGEVHTEAAVPTQQTPVTPLAAIMPVPEPEPADEDGPTVISIKRPPSSVHIAVAAASAPPPPKVVTSPGMLGIPGVALTAYRNAESMMAESNPDCGVSWNLLAGIGRIESGHANGGATDARGTAVNPIFGPALDGTLPGNEIIVQSNRNGKVTYARAMGPMQFLPGTWSRYAVDGDGDGKADPQNLYDSTLAAARYLCSGNMNLRDRSHVMTAILRYNNSVPYAQNVLGWAAAYATGVVPVDLPPIVGPVPPLADAHYDTPHGLGPDLPAPTELDSDLPQSHLPLIHFGRPRGPQGPGQPPLGPQNCDVFCIGEQNPMPPPLFPPPAPPPWAPPPPAGQAPPPPQPFSPQALPPAPPPPAPGMPPGAPPGPAPGPHGPVPGPAR from the coding sequence GTGCTCACCCCGCTGGTGCTGGCCGGCACCGTCAGCGCCGCCCCGCCGCGCCCCGGGGAGGTGCACACCGAGGCCGCGGTACCGACCCAGCAGACCCCGGTCACCCCGTTGGCCGCGATCATGCCGGTTCCGGAGCCCGAGCCCGCCGACGAGGACGGGCCGACGGTCATCAGCATCAAACGTCCGCCCAGCAGCGTCCACATCGCCGTCGCCGCAGCCTCCGCGCCGCCCCCGCCGAAGGTGGTGACCTCCCCGGGGATGCTCGGGATCCCGGGGGTGGCGTTGACGGCCTACCGCAACGCCGAAAGCATGATGGCCGAGTCCAATCCCGACTGCGGGGTGAGCTGGAACCTGCTGGCCGGGATCGGGCGCATCGAGTCGGGGCACGCCAACGGCGGGGCGACCGATGCGCGCGGCACCGCGGTCAACCCGATCTTCGGGCCCGCCCTCGACGGCACCCTGCCGGGCAACGAGATCATCGTGCAGAGCAACCGCAACGGCAAGGTCACCTATGCCCGGGCGATGGGGCCGATGCAGTTTTTGCCCGGAACCTGGTCGCGCTACGCCGTCGACGGCGACGGCGACGGCAAGGCCGACCCGCAGAACCTCTACGACTCCACCCTGGCGGCCGCGCGTTACCTGTGTAGCGGCAACATGAACCTGCGGGACCGCTCGCATGTGATGACCGCGATCCTGCGCTACAACAACTCGGTGCCCTACGCCCAGAACGTGCTGGGCTGGGCGGCCGCCTACGCGACCGGTGTGGTGCCGGTGGATCTGCCGCCGATCGTCGGTCCGGTGCCGCCGCTGGCCGACGCGCACTACGACACCCCGCACGGATTGGGTCCGGACCTGCCGGCGCCCACCGAACTCGACAGCGACCTGCCGCAGTCGCATCTGCCGTTGATCCACTTCGGTCGGCCACGCGGCCCGCAGGGCCCGGGCCAGCCGCCGCTCGGCCCGCAGAACTGCGACGTGTTCTGCATCGGCGAGCAGAACCCGATGCCGCCACCGCTGTTCCCGCCGCCGGCGCCGCCGCCGTGGGCGCCCCCGCCACCGGCCGGCCAGGCACCGCCACCCCCTCAGCCGTTCTCCCCCCAGGCGCTGCCGCCGGCGCCACCACCACCGGCGCCCGGGATGCCGCCGGGCGCTCCGCCGGGGCCGGCCCCCGGCCCGCACGGTCCAGTCCCCGGACCTGCACGGTAA
- a CDS encoding HpcH/HpaI aldolase/citrate lyase family protein, protein MSTVYRPRRTCLSVPGSSQKMIDKAKRLPADQVFLDLEDAVAGEAKATARSRVAAALSTPGWGEQVLGVRVNGWDTPWTHADIIEVVGAVGAAEARLDVVVLPKVGSATEVYALDLLLTQLETLHGLPVGRIGIDAQIENAEGLTNIDAIAAAPRVQALVLGPADLMASLNMRTLVVGEQPEGYVEGDAYHHVLMKILVAARTHGVAAVDGPYLKVRDTEAFRRVAARSAALGYDGKWVLHPDQIAAGNEIFSPRQADYDHAELILEAYEWHTSTAGGARGAVMLGDEMIDEASRKMALVIAAKGRAAGMRRGSERFEPPR, encoded by the coding sequence GTGTCCACCGTGTACCGCCCCCGGCGAACCTGTCTGTCGGTGCCGGGCAGCAGTCAGAAGATGATCGACAAGGCCAAACGCCTTCCCGCCGACCAAGTCTTCCTCGACCTGGAGGACGCGGTGGCCGGCGAGGCCAAGGCGACCGCGCGCAGCCGGGTGGCCGCGGCGTTGAGCACGCCGGGCTGGGGCGAGCAGGTGCTCGGTGTGCGCGTCAACGGGTGGGACACGCCCTGGACCCACGCCGACATCATCGAGGTGGTCGGCGCGGTCGGTGCCGCCGAGGCACGACTGGACGTGGTGGTCTTGCCCAAGGTCGGTTCGGCCACCGAGGTGTACGCGCTGGATTTGCTGCTGACCCAGCTGGAGACGCTGCACGGATTGCCGGTCGGCCGGATCGGGATCGACGCGCAGATCGAGAACGCTGAGGGGTTGACCAACATCGACGCCATCGCCGCCGCGCCGCGGGTGCAGGCGCTGGTGCTCGGACCGGCCGATCTGATGGCCAGCCTCAACATGCGCACCCTGGTGGTCGGCGAACAACCCGAGGGCTACGTCGAGGGCGATGCCTACCACCACGTGTTGATGAAAATCCTGGTCGCGGCGCGCACCCACGGCGTGGCCGCGGTCGACGGCCCCTACCTGAAGGTGCGCGACACCGAGGCGTTCCGTCGGGTGGCCGCCCGGTCGGCGGCGCTGGGCTACGACGGCAAGTGGGTGCTGCACCCCGACCAGATCGCCGCCGGCAACGAGATCTTCAGCCCGCGCCAAGCCGACTACGACCACGCCGAGCTGATCCTGGAGGCCTACGAGTGGCACACCTCGACCGCCGGCGGTGCGCGCGGCGCGGTCATGCTCGGCGACGAGATGATCGACGAGGCCAGTCGCAAGATGGCGCTGGTGATCGCCGCCAAGGGCCGAGCCGCCGGGATGCGCCGCGGCTCGGAACGGTTCGAGCCGCCGCGTTAG
- a CDS encoding general stress protein, producing MTSPFQPGQPPGAGPAGTTGRRGPVQLPTPPKGWPIGSYPTYAEAQRAVDHLSDQQFPVEQVTIVGVDLMQVERVTGRLTWPKVLGGGVLSGAWLGLFIGFLLGIFFNSELLPVLLTGMVAGVVFGVVSSAVPYAMARGTRDFSSTMQLVAGRYDVLCDPKTAEQARDLLAKLAI from the coding sequence ATGACCAGCCCCTTCCAGCCCGGACAGCCGCCCGGGGCCGGGCCCGCGGGCACCACCGGTCGCCGGGGCCCGGTACAACTGCCCACACCCCCCAAGGGATGGCCGATCGGGTCCTACCCGACCTACGCGGAGGCGCAGCGCGCCGTCGACCATCTCTCCGACCAACAGTTCCCGGTTGAGCAGGTCACGATCGTCGGGGTGGACCTGATGCAGGTCGAACGGGTCACCGGCCGGCTCACCTGGCCGAAGGTGCTCGGCGGCGGTGTGCTCAGCGGCGCCTGGCTGGGGTTGTTCATCGGGTTTCTGCTGGGCATCTTCTTCAACAGCGAGCTGCTGCCGGTGCTGCTCACCGGCATGGTCGCCGGGGTGGTCTTCGGTGTGGTCAGCTCGGCTGTGCCCTACGCCATGGCGCGCGGCACCCGCGACTTCAGCTCCACCATGCAGCTGGTCGCCGGACGTTACGACGTGCTGTGCGATCCGAAAACCGCGGAGCAGGCTCGGGATCTGCTGGCCAAACTGGCGATCTGA
- a CDS encoding extracellular solute-binding protein, giving the protein MHNAAAGWTGPRGRGWVHRLGALLSVGVLAAMVPSGCAPVATGLTISFYTPANDATTFAAIARTCTERVDGRFTVRQVSLPRSADDQRLQLARRLTGNDRSLDVMALDVVWTAEFAEAGWALPLADDPAGHAEADAVTDTLPGPLATARWRDRLYAAPLTTNTQLLWYRADLVDRPPSDWPAMLTEAARLHRAGQPSWIGVQAKQYEGLMVWFNTLLVSAGGQVLSDDGSRVTLTDTPEHRAATVAALKIMQAVATNPGADPSITQTDESTARLAFEQGRAALEVNWPFVLPSLLENAIKGGVGFLPLDDDPQLRAAIDPGGGFTPSDAQFRAAYQAAREVLGFAPYPAIAPDRPARVTLGGLNLAVAHTTRHRAEAFETVRCLRDRANQKFLSIRGGLPSVRDSLYDDPDFRAKFPQHAVIRTQLRDAALRPQTPVYQVLSTRLAATLAPISAIDPQRTADELARQAQKALDGKGLIP; this is encoded by the coding sequence ATGCACAACGCGGCTGCCGGGTGGACCGGCCCCAGGGGGCGCGGGTGGGTGCACCGGCTCGGCGCGCTGCTGTCGGTCGGGGTCCTCGCCGCGATGGTGCCCTCGGGCTGTGCGCCGGTCGCCACGGGGTTGACGATCAGTTTCTACACCCCGGCCAACGACGCGACCACCTTCGCCGCGATCGCGCGGACCTGTACCGAGCGCGTCGACGGTCGCTTCACCGTCCGGCAGGTCAGCTTGCCGCGCTCGGCCGACGACCAGCGGCTGCAGTTGGCCCGCCGGTTGACCGGCAACGATCGGTCGCTGGACGTGATGGCCCTCGACGTGGTGTGGACCGCCGAATTCGCCGAGGCCGGCTGGGCGCTTCCGCTGGCCGACGACCCGGCCGGGCACGCCGAGGCCGACGCGGTCACCGATACCCTGCCCGGGCCCCTGGCCACCGCGCGGTGGCGTGACCGGCTCTATGCGGCACCGTTGACCACCAATACCCAACTGTTGTGGTACCGCGCGGATTTGGTGGATCGGCCGCCGTCCGACTGGCCGGCGATGCTCACCGAGGCGGCGCGGCTGCACCGCGCCGGTCAGCCCAGCTGGATCGGGGTACAGGCCAAGCAGTACGAGGGTCTGATGGTGTGGTTCAACACCCTTCTGGTCAGTGCCGGTGGTCAGGTGCTCTCCGACGACGGATCCCGGGTGACCCTCACCGACACCCCGGAGCACCGGGCGGCCACCGTGGCCGCACTGAAGATCATGCAGGCGGTGGCCACCAACCCCGGCGCCGACCCGTCGATCACCCAGACCGACGAGAGCACCGCCCGGCTGGCATTCGAGCAGGGCCGCGCCGCACTCGAGGTCAACTGGCCGTTTGTGCTGCCGTCGCTGTTGGAGAACGCCATCAAGGGCGGCGTGGGGTTCCTGCCGCTCGACGACGACCCGCAGTTGCGCGCCGCCATCGACCCCGGCGGGGGTTTCACCCCCAGCGACGCGCAGTTCCGCGCCGCCTACCAAGCCGCACGCGAGGTCCTCGGTTTCGCGCCCTATCCGGCCATCGCGCCCGATCGCCCGGCCCGGGTCACCCTGGGCGGGTTGAACCTGGCGGTGGCCCACACCACCCGGCATCGGGCCGAGGCGTTCGAAACCGTCCGGTGCCTGCGGGATCGGGCCAACCAGAAGTTTCTGTCGATTCGCGGTGGGCTGCCGTCGGTGCGGGACTCGCTCTACGACGACCCGGATTTCCGGGCGAAGTTCCCGCAGCACGCCGTGATCCGGACGCAACTGCGCGACGCTGCGCTGCGCCCGCAGACCCCGGTGTATCAGGTGCTGTCCACCCGGCTGGCGGCCACGCTGGCGCCGATCAGCGCCATCGATCCGCAACGCACCGCCGATGAACTCGCCCGCCAGGCCCAGAAGGCGCTCGACGGCAAGGGCCTCATCCCGTGA
- a CDS encoding carbohydrate ABC transporter permease: MTAAGVTDLRRSERRLALALISPAVVLMLAVTAYPIGYAVWLSLHRSNLAAPDDTGFVGLSNYVTVLGDRYWWTALAVTTAITVVSVAIELVLGLALALVMHRTVFAKGMVRTAVLIPYGIVTVAAAYSWYYAWTPGTGYLANLLPAGSAPLTEQIPSLGIVVVAEVWKTTPFMALLLLAGLALVPDDLLKAAAVDGAGPWRRLVRVTVPLMKPAILVALLFRTLDAFRIFDNIYVLTNGSNNTGSVSILGYDNLFIGFNVGLGSAISVLIFGCVVIIAVIFVKLFGAAAPGADENRD; encoded by the coding sequence GTGACCGCGGCGGGCGTGACCGACCTGCGGCGCTCGGAGCGTCGGCTGGCTCTGGCGTTGATCTCCCCGGCGGTGGTGTTGATGTTGGCGGTCACCGCCTACCCGATCGGCTACGCGGTCTGGTTGAGCCTGCACCGCTCCAACCTCGCCGCCCCCGACGACACCGGATTCGTCGGGCTGAGCAACTACGTGACCGTTCTGGGCGACCGGTACTGGTGGACCGCATTGGCGGTGACCACGGCGATCACGGTGGTCTCGGTGGCCATCGAGTTGGTGTTGGGGCTGGCCCTGGCGTTGGTGATGCACCGCACGGTGTTCGCCAAGGGGATGGTCCGCACCGCCGTGCTGATCCCCTACGGCATCGTGACGGTGGCGGCCGCCTACAGCTGGTATTACGCCTGGACGCCGGGCACCGGGTATCTGGCCAACCTGCTGCCGGCGGGCAGTGCGCCGCTGACCGAACAGATTCCGTCGCTGGGGATCGTCGTGGTCGCCGAGGTCTGGAAGACGACGCCGTTCATGGCCCTGCTGTTGCTGGCCGGGCTGGCCCTGGTCCCCGACGACCTGCTGAAAGCCGCCGCGGTCGACGGGGCGGGGCCGTGGCGACGGTTGGTACGGGTCACGGTGCCGTTGATGAAGCCGGCCATCCTGGTGGCCCTGCTGTTCCGCACACTGGACGCCTTTCGGATCTTCGACAACATCTACGTGTTGACCAACGGCTCCAACAACACCGGGTCGGTGTCGATCCTGGGTTACGACAACCTGTTCATAGGCTTCAATGTCGGCCTGGGATCGGCGATCTCGGTGCTGATCTTCGGGTGCGTGGTGATCATCGCGGTCATCTTCGTCAAACTGTTCGGCGCCGCAGCGCCGGGTGCGGACGAAAACCGTGACTGA
- a CDS encoding carbohydrate ABC transporter permease, which produces MTERGAGRATWALINTAVVAYALFPVLWILSISLKPSSTVKDGRLWPQAVTLDNYRAIFSGGFFTSALVNSIGVGVITTVIAVTIGAMAAYAVARLAFPGKQLLVGSTLLVAMFPQISLVTPLFNIERYTGLFDTWLGLILPYITFALPLAIYTLSAFFREIPWELEKAATMDGATPGQAFRKVIVPLAAPGVVTAAILVFIFAWNDLLLALSLTATDAAITAPVAIANFTGSSQFEEPTGSIAAGAMVITVPIVVFVLIFQRRIVAGLTSGAVKG; this is translated from the coding sequence GTGACTGAGCGGGGCGCCGGCCGCGCTACCTGGGCGCTGATCAACACCGCAGTGGTGGCGTATGCGCTGTTCCCGGTGCTGTGGATCTTGTCGATCTCGCTCAAACCGTCCTCGACGGTCAAAGACGGCCGACTGTGGCCGCAGGCGGTGACGTTGGACAACTACCGGGCCATCTTCTCCGGCGGGTTTTTCACGTCCGCACTGGTCAACTCGATCGGAGTCGGGGTGATCACCACCGTCATCGCCGTGACCATCGGCGCGATGGCGGCGTATGCGGTGGCCCGACTGGCCTTCCCGGGCAAACAACTGCTGGTCGGGTCGACGCTGCTGGTGGCGATGTTTCCGCAGATATCGCTGGTGACACCGTTGTTCAACATCGAACGCTATACCGGGCTGTTCGACACCTGGCTGGGATTGATCCTGCCCTACATCACCTTTGCCCTGCCACTGGCGATCTACACGCTCTCGGCGTTCTTCCGAGAGATCCCATGGGAATTGGAGAAGGCCGCCACCATGGACGGAGCCACGCCCGGTCAGGCGTTCCGCAAAGTGATCGTGCCGTTGGCGGCGCCGGGGGTGGTGACCGCGGCGATCCTGGTGTTCATTTTCGCGTGGAACGACCTGCTGCTGGCGTTGTCGCTGACCGCCACCGACGCGGCGATCACCGCCCCGGTGGCGATCGCCAACTTCACCGGCAGCTCCCAATTCGAGGAGCCGACCGGTTCGATCGCGGCGGGCGCGATGGTGATCACCGTGCCGATCGTCGTGTTCGTTCTCATTTTCCAACGACGGATTGTCGCCGGATTGACCTCCGGCGCGGTGAAGGGATAG